A genomic window from Mesosutterella faecium includes:
- a CDS encoding amidohydrolase: protein MDSLYFNAKVFTGEGPDKFADAFRIKNGRFAWVGRLEGAPEPGAVDLGGAAVVPGFIEAHTHPLLVAQTIHAVPCTIPAVHSIAEILEALRKHPNFGRGPNDWIMGWGHDESKLAEHRTPTRHDLDRVSTTQPVYLLRSDVHSGVCNTRALELAGITRDTPDPQGGKIGHDPDGEPNGVFTELSANRLIQRAIERPDFENAVRAMAECAPHYRERGYAAITEMMAKTGGETDTLRVFRAAAGRGLYTQAGLYRIWTGGDDPRGMPDLTEDEKTGRIRVEGIKLFADGSISGQTAWVDEPYKGSSSHGMCTLELPVLAAAVEYAKRNGIQVSIHVMGDLSIQRIVDFFEGKKGWLERVPSVRLEHVSLITKRQLEQIRRQAVNYGLTTQIIFAFAEYEGYEQALVPEVFARMYPVRSLVESGVPFALSSDAPATTWMDPENVFVSVKAAVLRRTYNGVSINPDQAVSVGEALYRYTGGAAKLLSFEDPVGMIAPGFEADFSVLSDDPFAIEPEALDTVRIASFYHAGRLVYTEG from the coding sequence ATGGACAGCCTTTATTTCAATGCGAAGGTTTTCACCGGCGAGGGGCCGGACAAGTTCGCGGACGCCTTCCGGATCAAGAACGGGCGCTTCGCCTGGGTGGGCAGGCTCGAGGGCGCGCCCGAGCCCGGCGCGGTGGACCTGGGCGGCGCCGCGGTGGTGCCGGGCTTCATCGAGGCGCACACGCACCCGCTGCTCGTCGCGCAGACGATTCACGCGGTGCCCTGCACGATCCCCGCGGTGCACAGCATCGCCGAGATCCTCGAGGCGCTCAGGAAGCACCCGAACTTCGGGCGCGGCCCGAATGACTGGATCATGGGCTGGGGGCACGACGAGAGCAAGCTCGCCGAGCACAGGACGCCCACGCGCCACGACCTGGACCGCGTGAGCACCACCCAGCCCGTCTACCTGCTGCGCTCCGACGTGCACTCCGGGGTCTGCAACACGCGGGCCCTTGAGTTGGCCGGCATCACGCGCGACACCCCCGATCCCCAGGGCGGGAAAATCGGGCACGACCCCGACGGGGAGCCGAACGGCGTCTTCACCGAGCTCTCCGCGAACCGCCTGATCCAGCGCGCGATCGAGCGCCCGGACTTCGAGAACGCCGTGCGGGCGATGGCCGAGTGCGCTCCGCACTACCGGGAGCGCGGCTATGCGGCGATCACCGAGATGATGGCGAAAACCGGGGGCGAGACCGACACGCTCCGCGTCTTCCGGGCGGCGGCCGGGCGGGGGCTCTACACGCAGGCCGGGCTCTACCGCATCTGGACGGGCGGCGACGACCCCAGAGGGATGCCCGACCTCACCGAGGATGAAAAGACCGGCCGCATCCGCGTGGAAGGCATCAAGCTTTTCGCCGACGGCTCCATTTCCGGGCAGACCGCCTGGGTGGACGAGCCCTACAAGGGCAGCTCCTCGCACGGCATGTGCACGCTGGAGCTCCCCGTGCTTGCGGCCGCGGTCGAGTACGCGAAGCGAAACGGGATTCAGGTCTCGATCCACGTGATGGGCGACCTCTCGATCCAGCGGATCGTCGATTTCTTCGAAGGGAAGAAGGGCTGGCTCGAGCGGGTTCCCAGCGTCCGCCTCGAGCACGTCTCCCTCATCACGAAGCGCCAGCTCGAGCAGATCCGCCGCCAGGCCGTGAACTACGGCCTCACCACGCAGATCATCTTCGCCTTCGCCGAGTACGAGGGCTACGAGCAGGCGCTCGTCCCCGAGGTGTTCGCGCGCATGTACCCGGTGCGCTCGCTCGTCGAGAGCGGCGTGCCCTTCGCGCTTTCCTCCGACGCTCCGGCCACCACCTGGATGGATCCGGAGAACGTGTTCGTTTCGGTGAAGGCCGCGGTGCTGCGCCGCACCTACAACGGCGTCTCGATCAACCCGGACCAGGCGGTCTCCGTGGGCGAGGCGCTCTACCGCTACACGGGCGGGGCCGCAAAGCTCCTTTCCTTCGAAGACCCCGTGGGGATGATCGCCCCGGGGTTTGAGGCGGACTTCAGCGTGCTCTCGGACGACCCCTTCGCGATAGAGCCGGAAGCTCTCGACACGGTCCGGATCGCCTCCTTCTACCACGCGGGAAGGCTCGTCTACACCGAGGGCTGA
- the leuE gene encoding leucine efflux protein LeuE: MLENLGVVNLWTYALGALVLVLMPGPNSLFVLKTSVTKGAPSAMQAACAVFLGDAILIACAFLGIASILQAHPALFTAVRFAGAGYLAWLGLGALARTMRRRGRAPQEGAAPSSGGKAPFKTALLLSVTNPKAILFYVSFFVQFIDPAYPRPWVPYLVLASILEAFSVLYMSSLAFAGSRISRLVAARPGLGRLGSALEGSLFLGFAGKIASL, from the coding sequence ATGCTTGAAAATCTCGGCGTCGTCAACCTCTGGACCTACGCGCTCGGCGCGCTCGTGCTTGTGCTCATGCCCGGCCCCAACTCTCTTTTCGTTCTCAAAACGAGCGTGACCAAAGGCGCCCCCAGCGCCATGCAGGCCGCCTGCGCGGTCTTTCTGGGCGACGCCATCCTCATCGCCTGCGCGTTCCTCGGGATCGCCTCGATCCTGCAGGCCCACCCCGCGCTTTTCACCGCGGTGCGGTTCGCGGGCGCGGGCTACCTCGCCTGGCTGGGGCTTGGCGCGCTCGCGAGAACCATGAGGCGGCGCGGCCGCGCGCCGCAGGAGGGCGCCGCCCCGTCCTCCGGAGGGAAGGCTCCCTTTAAGACCGCGCTCCTTCTTTCCGTCACGAACCCGAAGGCGATCCTCTTTTACGTCTCGTTTTTCGTCCAGTTCATCGACCCGGCCTACCCGAGACCCTGGGTGCCCTACCTCGTGCTCGCCTCGATTCTCGAGGCCTTCAGCGTGCTCTATATGAGCAGCCTCGCCTTCGCGGGCTCGAGGATCAGCCGTCTGGTCGCCGCCCGCCCCGGGCTCGGCCGGCTGGGCAGCGCGCTCGAAGGCTCCCTTTTCCTCGGGTTCGCGGGCAAGATCGCAAGCCTCTGA